Proteins from one Listeria weihenstephanensis genomic window:
- a CDS encoding ABC transporter permease encodes MKFDAVDLFKKRFGSYMEEVSRYMRYMLNDHLLFVLIIGVGAFVYSYSGWVKTLTPVFPAIPLMVILLTAAIAVTTINTLLKRPDAVYLIVQEKAMDQYFKKANMASFWMQIYIFILVLAACMPMYATVTGFSFSRFFPLLVVMLLIKLWNVYFQWETMKLENTDTTWLFTRIIVSAALIYLVLAFNLIWSIPVALVVLLASYIWMKRKTVGLTIKWEYLIDKEEARMNRFYRLANLFTDVPHLKGTVRRRMYLDFLYRPIPYAKEKSFAYLWSRTFVRTNEFMGLYVRLTVIAFLLLVFVQGFYLNIIFSLLFIYLTGFQFIPMLRHFDGQVMLKLYPIDDHFRRRSFIHFLRILLVAQALLFGIVGIAQNGSIDGVIILAINLAFVAVFTFVYVPYRVKKIYA; translated from the coding sequence ATGAAGTTTGATGCGGTAGATTTATTTAAGAAGCGTTTTGGTAGTTATATGGAAGAAGTCAGCAGATATATGCGCTATATGCTGAATGACCACTTGCTATTTGTGCTGATTATCGGTGTCGGGGCGTTCGTTTACTCGTATTCTGGCTGGGTGAAGACGCTGACGCCAGTTTTTCCAGCTATTCCTTTGATGGTGATTTTGTTGACGGCGGCGATTGCGGTGACGACGATTAATACGTTGCTCAAACGGCCGGATGCGGTTTATTTGATCGTACAGGAAAAAGCGATGGATCAATATTTCAAAAAGGCGAACATGGCTAGTTTCTGGATGCAGATTTATATTTTTATTTTAGTTTTAGCGGCGTGTATGCCGATGTACGCTACGGTGACTGGATTTAGTTTTTCGCGATTTTTCCCGTTGTTGGTTGTGATGCTTTTGATCAAACTGTGGAATGTGTATTTCCAGTGGGAGACGATGAAGCTTGAAAATACGGATACGACGTGGTTGTTTACGAGAATTATCGTGAGTGCGGCGCTGATTTATTTGGTGCTGGCGTTCAACTTGATTTGGTCGATTCCAGTCGCATTAGTTGTGCTACTTGCAAGTTATATATGGATGAAACGCAAAACGGTAGGCCTAACGATCAAGTGGGAGTATTTGATTGATAAAGAAGAAGCACGGATGAATCGGTTTTATCGTCTGGCGAATTTATTTACGGACGTGCCCCATTTAAAAGGAACGGTGCGCCGTCGGATGTATTTAGATTTCTTATACCGTCCGATTCCGTATGCGAAAGAGAAGTCATTTGCGTATTTGTGGAGCCGTACGTTTGTGCGAACGAATGAATTTATGGGACTTTACGTACGCCTCACGGTGATTGCGTTCCTGTTACTCGTTTTCGTGCAAGGATTCTATCTCAATATTATCTTTTCGTTGCTGTTCATTTATTTGACAGGATTCCAGTTTATCCCGATGTTGCGCCATTTTGACGGGCAAGTAATGTTAAAGCTTTATCCGATTGATGACCATTTCAGACGACGCTCGTTCATTCATTTCTTGCGGATTTTACTCGTTGCGCAGGCATTGTTGTTTGGGATCGTTGGCATCGCACAAAATGGATCGATTGATGGCGTAATCATACTTGCGATAAATTTGGCATTTGTAGCTGTGTTTACGTTTGTGTATGTGCCTTATCGTGTGAAGAAAATTTATGCATAA
- the hemH gene encoding ferrochelatase: MSKKVGLLVMAYGTPYKDEDIERYYTDIRHGRTPSQDLIDDLRSRYHAIGGLSPLAKITQAQAYGLAETLNNMQSDIEFKTYIGLKHIEPFIEDAVQEMKNDGIEEAISIILAPHYSSFSVKEYNGRALKKTEEIGGPTIKTIDSWYDEPKFIDMWAKRINAVEIPKDELDQTVLVVSAHSLPEKIKEHGDPYPDQLAETAELIFVNVDVPHYALGWQSEGKTGTPWLGPDVQDLTRALFEEHGYKHFIYTPVGFVAEHLEVLYDNDYECKVVTDEIGATYHRPPMPNDDKEFLDVLATVVWKNWK, from the coding sequence GTGAGCAAAAAAGTTGGTTTATTAGTGATGGCGTATGGAACGCCGTATAAAGATGAAGACATTGAGCGTTATTATACAGATATTCGTCATGGTCGTACGCCAAGTCAAGATTTGATTGATGATCTTCGTTCGCGTTATCATGCGATTGGTGGACTTTCACCGCTAGCTAAAATTACGCAAGCACAGGCTTATGGTTTGGCGGAAACACTGAATAATATGCAGTCAGATATTGAATTTAAAACGTACATTGGCTTGAAACATATTGAGCCATTTATTGAAGATGCCGTTCAGGAAATGAAAAATGATGGCATAGAAGAAGCGATTTCAATCATTTTGGCGCCGCATTATTCGAGTTTTAGCGTGAAGGAATATAACGGTCGTGCGCTTAAAAAGACGGAAGAGATTGGCGGACCAACGATTAAGACGATTGATAGCTGGTATGATGAGCCGAAATTTATCGATATGTGGGCGAAGCGAATTAACGCGGTCGAGATTCCAAAAGATGAGCTGGATCAAACGGTTCTTGTTGTTTCTGCGCATAGTTTACCTGAGAAGATTAAAGAGCACGGCGATCCATACCCTGACCAACTAGCGGAAACGGCAGAATTAATTTTTGTGAATGTCGATGTACCGCATTATGCTTTAGGTTGGCAAAGTGAAGGCAAGACTGGGACGCCATGGCTTGGTCCTGATGTGCAGGATTTAACGCGCGCACTTTTTGAAGAGCATGGCTACAAACATTTTATTTATACGCCAGTTGGTTTTGTGGCGGAGCATTTGGAAGTATTGTACGATAATGACTACGAATGTAAAGTTGTGACGGACGAAATTGGAGCGACATATCACCGTCCGCCGATGCCTAATGACGACAAAGAGTTTTTAGATGTCTTGGCAACGGTCGTTTGGAAAAATTGGAAGTAA
- the hemY gene encoding protoporphyrinogen oxidase yields the protein MVKKKIVVIGGGITGLSSTFYLKKELEKQGLDYELVLLEAGTKVGGKIETVRQDGYVIERGPDSFLRRKPEMKKLVADLDLEDQLVENATGDNYVLAKQGLHPIPKSSIMGIPARYRPFFKTGLLSASGKIRVLGDLFVGKQQVDGEDMALGTFLRARVGDEMVDNILEPLMSGIYAGDLDEMSAEATGERFLNLEREYGSLIKGVRGIYDKTTAQQSTTSTFLTMRGGLATIVEALEQELSAKIIKKGKRVQKITRQARGYELTISNQEKLQADSIFIALPYHEIVPMFRDDSNFEEIGEVPAASVAAVSMIFPKDAIEKDIKGSGFVVSRNEDFSMTACSWIHQKWPHTVPDDKVLLRAFVGRRKEESIVDLADKAIEETVLNDLNRIMTINRAPDYTMVTRWRNSLPQYTVGHVQRREAIFEEFRKSYPGIFAGGASFDGVELSECVRQGIDGTTAVLKHLESIEI from the coding sequence GTGGTTAAGAAAAAAATAGTTGTAATCGGTGGGGGGATTACAGGATTATCAAGCACATTTTATTTGAAAAAAGAACTCGAAAAACAAGGTTTAGATTATGAATTGGTGCTACTGGAAGCTGGAACGAAAGTCGGCGGAAAGATTGAAACGGTACGGCAAGATGGCTATGTGATAGAACGGGGACCGGATTCATTTTTACGTCGGAAACCAGAAATGAAGAAACTGGTAGCGGACTTGGATTTGGAGGATCAGTTGGTCGAGAATGCGACGGGAGATAATTATGTGCTCGCGAAGCAAGGTCTGCACCCGATTCCCAAAAGTTCCATTATGGGGATTCCAGCGCGCTATCGGCCATTTTTTAAAACGGGTTTATTGTCGGCAAGTGGTAAAATACGCGTGCTCGGAGATTTATTTGTAGGAAAGCAACAAGTGGATGGAGAAGATATGGCACTTGGAACTTTTTTGAGAGCACGTGTTGGTGATGAAATGGTGGATAATATTTTAGAGCCATTGATGTCGGGAATTTATGCTGGTGATCTGGATGAGATGAGTGCCGAGGCAACAGGTGAGCGGTTTTTGAATTTGGAACGGGAGTACGGGAGCCTGATTAAAGGGGTTCGCGGGATCTATGATAAAACGACGGCGCAGCAAAGCACGACATCTACTTTTCTGACGATGCGTGGCGGTTTAGCAACGATTGTTGAGGCTTTAGAACAAGAACTTTCTGCAAAAATTATTAAAAAAGGCAAACGTGTGCAGAAGATTACTAGGCAAGCGCGAGGTTATGAGCTGACGATTTCGAATCAAGAGAAGCTTCAAGCGGATAGTATTTTTATTGCATTGCCGTATCATGAAATTGTACCGATGTTCCGAGATGATTCGAATTTTGAGGAGATTGGTGAAGTTCCTGCTGCAAGTGTGGCGGCGGTGTCGATGATTTTTCCAAAAGATGCGATTGAGAAAGATATTAAAGGAAGCGGATTTGTCGTATCGCGAAATGAAGATTTTTCGATGACGGCGTGTTCGTGGATTCACCAGAAATGGCCTCACACTGTTCCTGATGACAAGGTATTGCTTCGCGCATTTGTTGGTCGTAGAAAAGAAGAATCTATTGTAGACTTGGCGGATAAGGCAATAGAAGAGACTGTTTTGAATGATTTGAATCGGATTATGACAATTAATCGAGCGCCAGATTATACGATGGTTACGCGGTGGCGGAATAGTTTGCCACAGTATACAGTTGGCCATGTACAGCGAAGAGAAGCGATTTTTGAGGAATTCAGGAAGTCGTATCCAGGAATTTTTGCGGGAGGTGCCTCTTTTGATGGCGTAGAGTTATCAGAGTGTGTGCGCCAAGGAATAGATGGAACGACCGCTGTTTTGAAACACTTGGAGAGTATTGAAATATAG
- a CDS encoding DUF3267 domain-containing protein, with product MRCLKTINVERKDEYNRVFFKSSLVSLAVMCVLFLIENLVFPGQFVPIFAMPTFLALLFLYPIHKGLHLLAFLRYREDVQMRFKQHFYVLPCLQVRVRRVIPKWRYIISLSLPFLLISVGLILAMILTPVFHSPLFIILVAVHAGMCYPDFLHIRNIIGTPKHTFVEDADRGFSVLVSEE from the coding sequence ATGCGTTGTTTAAAGACAATAAATGTGGAACGAAAAGATGAATACAACCGCGTCTTTTTTAAATCCAGTTTGGTTTCACTTGCTGTCATGTGTGTGCTTTTTTTAATTGAAAATCTGGTTTTCCCAGGTCAGTTCGTCCCCATTTTTGCAATGCCGACGTTCCTAGCCTTACTTTTTTTGTATCCGATTCATAAAGGGTTACATTTACTCGCCTTCTTGCGTTATCGTGAGGACGTGCAAATGCGCTTCAAACAACACTTTTATGTTTTGCCGTGCTTACAAGTAAGAGTTCGCCGGGTTATCCCAAAATGGCGCTATATCATATCGCTTAGTCTACCTTTCCTTTTAATCTCGGTAGGGTTAATCTTAGCGATGATCCTAACACCTGTGTTTCATTCGCCACTGTTTATTATTTTGGTCGCGGTTCATGCAGGTATGTGCTACCCAGATTTTCTTCATATTAGAAACATTATCGGAACACCAAAACATACTTTTGTAGAAGATGCTGATCGTGGCTTTTCGGTACTTGTTTCAGAAGAGTAA
- a CDS encoding peptidylprolyl isomerase, with translation MKKKLVLGMVSMMGLFSLAACGNSANDAVVETKAGDVTQQELYDAMKAKVGDQYVSQLAMTKILEDKYKVSDKEIDAAYKTFQDQYGDQLASMLQQSGYTEKTFKSDYLKFDLLSTKAAEASVDTSDKALEAYYKTWQPEITVEHILVADKAKADELHKKVTTGGNFEELAKANSTDTASATEGGKLAPFGPGKMLPQFEKAAYALKNKGDISPVTKTDAGYHIIKMLDHPTKTTFEKDKAQVKKDYLASKVTAEAKTAALQKLYKKADVKIDDKDLKDAFTQYDGSASSSTETSTSK, from the coding sequence ATGAAGAAGAAATTAGTATTAGGTATGGTATCAATGATGGGTCTATTCAGCTTAGCAGCTTGTGGAAATTCCGCAAATGACGCCGTTGTTGAAACCAAAGCAGGCGACGTAACACAACAAGAACTATATGATGCTATGAAAGCTAAAGTTGGCGATCAATACGTATCACAATTAGCAATGACTAAGATCTTAGAAGATAAATATAAAGTATCAGACAAAGAAATTGATGCTGCATACAAAACTTTCCAAGATCAATATGGTGACCAACTTGCAAGCATGTTACAACAAAGTGGTTACACTGAAAAAACATTTAAATCTGATTACCTGAAATTCGATCTACTAAGCACAAAAGCTGCAGAAGCTTCTGTTGACACAAGTGATAAAGCGCTAGAAGCTTATTACAAAACGTGGCAACCAGAGATCACTGTAGAACACATCTTAGTTGCTGATAAAGCAAAAGCAGACGAACTTCACAAAAAAGTAACAACTGGCGGTAACTTTGAAGAATTAGCAAAAGCTAACTCAACTGATACAGCTTCTGCTACTGAAGGCGGTAAATTAGCTCCATTCGGTCCTGGTAAAATGTTACCACAATTCGAAAAAGCTGCTTACGCTTTGAAAAACAAAGGTGACATCAGCCCAGTTACTAAAACAGACGCTGGTTACCACATCATCAAGATGCTAGACCACCCAACAAAAACTACTTTCGAGAAAGATAAAGCACAAGTGAAGAAAGACTACTTGGCATCGAAAGTAACTGCTGAAGCAAAAACTGCTGCACTACAAAAACTGTACAAAAAAGCAGACGTTAAAATCGATGATAAAGACTTGAAAGATGCATTCACGCAATATGATGGATCTGCGTCAAGTTCAACTGAAACATCAACTTCTAAATAA
- a CDS encoding ABC transporter ATP-binding protein has translation MALVEVHNLTGGYTKRPVLKDISFEIEERQIVGLIGLNGAGKSTTIKHITGLMQQKKGTITINGHTLTENTEEYRKQFAYIPETPVLYEELTLKEHLELTAMAYGLTEEEMKTRMAPLLKEFRLEKKLNWFPAHFSKGMKQKVMIMSAFLIEPNLYIIDEPFVGLDPLGIQSLLQWIEEMKDTGASILMSTHILATAEKYCDSFIILHDGIIRAQGTLADLQADFEMPGASLDEIYVQLTKEEEQADEV, from the coding sequence ATGGCTTTAGTAGAGGTTCATAACTTAACTGGTGGCTATACGAAACGTCCAGTTTTAAAAGATATTTCCTTTGAGATTGAAGAACGTCAAATCGTCGGGCTAATCGGTCTAAATGGCGCTGGTAAAAGTACAACGATTAAGCATATTACTGGTCTGATGCAACAGAAAAAAGGCACGATCACGATCAATGGACACACGTTGACGGAAAATACGGAAGAGTATCGCAAGCAATTCGCCTATATTCCAGAAACGCCAGTATTATATGAAGAGTTAACGCTAAAAGAGCATTTGGAGCTAACGGCGATGGCTTATGGTTTGACGGAAGAGGAAATGAAGACGCGAATGGCGCCACTGCTTAAAGAGTTTCGGTTGGAGAAAAAGCTGAACTGGTTTCCCGCGCATTTTTCAAAAGGGATGAAGCAGAAGGTCATGATTATGTCGGCGTTTTTGATTGAGCCGAATTTGTATATTATCGATGAGCCGTTTGTGGGACTTGATCCGCTTGGTATTCAGTCGTTGTTGCAGTGGATTGAGGAGATGAAGGATACGGGCGCAAGTATTTTGATGTCGACACATATTTTGGCGACGGCGGAGAAGTATTGCGATAGTTTTATTATTTTGCATGATGGGATTATTCGCGCGCAGGGAACACTCGCTGATTTGCAGGCGGATTTTGAAATGCCAGGAGCCTCGTTGGATGAGATTTACGTACAATTAACGAAGGAAGAAGAGCAGGCCGATGAAGTTTGA
- a CDS encoding HIT family protein, producing MDDCIFCKIVNGEIPSAKVYEDDQVYAFLDLGQVTEGHTLVIPKQHARNIFDLPEETAAEIFRRVPKIAAGLKKALPLKGLNILNNNEEIASQSVFHYHIHLIPRYSHKDDFGLKWADNANWYTEVAFQELADKIAKEV from the coding sequence ATGGATGATTGTATTTTCTGCAAAATAGTAAACGGCGAGATTCCTTCTGCTAAAGTTTACGAAGATGACCAAGTATACGCTTTTCTTGATTTAGGGCAGGTAACAGAAGGCCACACACTTGTCATTCCAAAGCAACATGCACGCAACATTTTTGATTTACCGGAAGAAACAGCTGCAGAAATTTTCAGGCGTGTTCCAAAGATTGCTGCGGGTCTCAAAAAAGCCTTACCCTTAAAAGGACTCAACATTTTGAATAATAATGAAGAAATCGCCTCACAAAGCGTTTTTCATTACCATATCCATCTGATTCCGCGTTACTCGCACAAAGATGATTTCGGCTTGAAATGGGCAGATAACGCTAACTGGTATACAGAAGTTGCCTTTCAAGAACTAGCCGACAAAATTGCTAAAGAAGTTTAA
- the hemE gene encoding uroporphyrinogen decarboxylase, with protein MKKLENDLFLRAARKEAVDQIPVWYMRQAGRSQPEYCKLKEKYSLFEITHQPELCAYVTRLPVEQYGVDAAILYKDIMTPLPGMGVDVEIKSGIGPVIANPIRTGQDVERLSFFQADEHVPYVLDTIRLLTEEQLSVPLIGFAGAPFTLASYMIEGGPSKSYHQTKAFMYTHEAEWHMLMQKLAVMTADYLIAQIKAGASAVQIFDSWVGALSAADYRTYIKPAITQIVTTVKQSSPLTPVIMQAVGASHLLPEWRDMDIDVVGVDWRTSITDARARAGGKALQGNLDPSLLLARDKCLTQAELILEEGTQAPGFIFNLGHGVFPEVSPAMLKELTAFVHAKSAILLRSGEK; from the coding sequence ATGAAAAAGTTAGAAAATGACTTATTTTTACGTGCCGCTAGAAAAGAAGCTGTGGATCAGATTCCAGTTTGGTATATGAGGCAAGCAGGGCGCTCACAGCCAGAATATTGCAAGCTTAAGGAAAAGTATTCATTATTTGAAATTACGCATCAGCCGGAGCTATGTGCTTATGTGACGCGTCTTCCGGTCGAACAGTATGGCGTGGATGCTGCGATTCTTTATAAAGATATTATGACGCCACTTCCTGGAATGGGTGTCGATGTGGAAATTAAAAGCGGTATTGGGCCAGTAATCGCAAACCCGATTCGTACGGGTCAAGATGTGGAGCGCTTATCGTTTTTTCAGGCGGACGAGCATGTACCGTATGTTTTGGATACGATTCGTTTGTTGACAGAAGAGCAGCTTAGCGTGCCGTTAATCGGTTTTGCGGGTGCACCGTTTACGCTTGCGAGTTATATGATCGAAGGCGGACCATCAAAGAGCTACCACCAAACGAAGGCATTTATGTACACGCACGAGGCTGAATGGCATATGTTGATGCAAAAATTAGCGGTGATGACAGCGGATTATTTGATCGCGCAAATCAAAGCCGGAGCAAGTGCTGTACAGATTTTTGATTCATGGGTTGGGGCGCTTAGTGCGGCAGATTATCGTACATATATTAAACCGGCGATCACGCAAATTGTGACGACAGTAAAGCAGTCTAGTCCTTTGACACCGGTTATTATGCAAGCGGTTGGCGCGTCACATTTGTTGCCGGAATGGCGTGACATGGATATTGATGTTGTTGGCGTGGATTGGCGAACGTCGATCACGGATGCAAGAGCGCGAGCTGGTGGCAAAGCGTTGCAGGGGAACCTCGATCCATCGCTACTTTTGGCGCGTGATAAATGTTTGACGCAAGCGGAACTTATTTTAGAAGAGGGCACGCAAGCACCTGGTTTTATTTTCAACTTAGGACATGGCGTTTTCCCAGAAGTATCGCCCGCGATGTTGAAAGAATTGACGGCATTCGTACACGCGAAAAGTGCAATTTTATTAAGGAGTGGAGAAAAGTGA
- a CDS encoding antibiotic biosynthesis monooxygenase family protein — protein sequence MKYAYITSGTEHYLRQILSDNPTRNIILLQNFGDSVLLEETAEPTVFKEAASYRINQNFGEIKGHGTVTFEYLYLRSEEVPIFQKLYQSVSLKLHEARGLQCTQMLKSKTENKFLILTFWDSGDDYQHWKTGSEHNKIMDLIRNNSSQSGFSHVDVFHFPEYIHDEK from the coding sequence ATGAAATATGCTTATATCACAAGTGGAACCGAGCACTACCTCCGTCAAATTCTTTCTGACAATCCAACACGAAACATCATTTTACTACAAAACTTTGGTGACTCTGTATTGCTTGAGGAAACAGCCGAACCAACCGTATTCAAAGAAGCCGCATCGTACCGCATCAACCAGAACTTCGGCGAAATTAAAGGCCACGGTACCGTGACATTCGAATACTTATATTTACGTTCCGAAGAAGTTCCCATTTTCCAGAAATTATACCAATCCGTTTCTTTAAAATTGCACGAAGCACGCGGTTTACAATGCACGCAAATGCTAAAATCTAAAACGGAAAACAAATTTTTAATTTTGACCTTCTGGGATAGCGGTGACGATTACCAACATTGGAAAACCGGCTCAGAACACAACAAAATCATGGATCTTATTCGTAACAACAGTTCACAAAGCGGCTTTTCACATGTTGACGTGTTCCACTTCCCTGAATACATTCATGACGAGAAGTAG
- a CDS encoding YtxH domain-containing protein, with protein sequence MNTKSVLIGVLIGGITSAVTAIALAPKSGRDLRQDIMSKSGEAGVILKELAYNATDLLQSVQVLGTEGTTLLKDLSTDIKESVANWNEEMEPEKARLKEEIKDMQKTISDLEKTLKKDKKETN encoded by the coding sequence ATGAACACAAAATCCGTATTAATCGGTGTACTTATCGGTGGTATCACGAGTGCTGTGACCGCGATTGCCCTCGCACCTAAATCAGGGCGCGACTTACGCCAAGATATCATGTCTAAATCTGGTGAAGCTGGTGTCATCTTGAAAGAACTTGCCTATAACGCCACAGACTTGCTACAATCTGTTCAAGTTTTAGGTACAGAAGGCACAACTTTACTAAAAGATCTATCTACAGATATTAAAGAATCGGTTGCCAATTGGAACGAAGAAATGGAACCCGAGAAAGCACGTCTAAAAGAAGAGATTAAAGATATGCAAAAAACGATCTCAGATTTAGAAAAAACACTTAAAAAAGACAAAAAAGAAACCAATTAA